ATATGATCTAAAATCAAATACATCTTTATTAAATGAATCTCTTAATAGAATACCTCTTTCTCCAGTATCTGGTTTATCATTATTATTAACATCATGGAATACTATTACAGAGTATGTTTCTTTACCTAGAAAGTCGAAATAGGTATTTATATAGCTATAGTTGTAAAAGCTTTTTACCCTAGTATTGTGAATATCGTAGGTTCCTCCATATACTGGAATTAACATTACTTTTATAGGGTTCGAATCATAAGTTAAAGCTATTGGTACATCTAAATTAACCCGTATCTCATTATTTACAAACTCTTCTCCAGCACTTAGATCATACTCTGGATATGCTGAGTTTAATATAGCATCACAACCTGTAAAAAGAAGTATGACGATGCTTGTTAATATAATTATAAGTTTTTGTTTCATCTTTTATCTCCTTTTATAAGTGTAATACAAAACCGATAGATGGAATTATTCTAGACATAAAATCATCCATAGCACCTGGTTCCTGGTCTGAAAGTCTAGACATGGTTGCAGATAGTTGATCAAAACTATTAAACATAGATGTCCCTGTAAAATTAATACTAAATGCACCAAACTGGTACCCAGCACCTATTCTAAGGTTAACACCTAAACCTGCATCCTCAACTTGTTCGTACTGGCTGTGGATGTATAGGTCATTAAAACCTATTGTTGCTAATAGGTATATTGGACCAATTTTAGGTCTAATACCAAAATCTAGGAAGTTCATAAAACCCGGGGCATTTATACCACTAACCGGTGTACCATCGGCCTCTGTGTATGTTGTTGTTTGGTATACAAACCAGGGTGGCACAATTAACGAATCGTAGGATGCGTAAAACAACCACCAAAAAGAGTAACCAAAATGGAACCCTAAAAGGCTCTCATCACTAGTACTATCAGCTCCAACCCATTGCATTGCTGCCGCTGTTTCTTCTGTTACTAATACATCTCCTGGGGTAAAAGATAACCCAAGTTCTATTTCAGCGAAGATTGTTGTTGATAGTAATACCAGTGTAATTAAAACTGCTATTTTTTTCTTCATTTATAACTCCTTTTAAAATAACTACATTTAATTTTATGATTAAAAAATATAAAATTCAAATGTTTTGAAGGCATTTCTAATAATTAAACAGTAGTTTATTACAATTGTGTTACTATTATAAAGAAAAAACCTACTCCAATAAAAGAGTAGGCCTAAGAATTATATAATAATATAAATTACATTACATCAGATTTAAGAATGTCGATTATTAGTTTAGAGAATTTCTCTTTTACCATCTGTCCTGTTTCTATAACTTCATCACCATCTAGTGGTTGGTCAAGAATTCCAGCTGCCATATTTGTTATACATGATATTCCTAATACTCTAATACCAGCATGAACAGCAACTGTAGTCTCAGGTACTGTGGACATCCCTACAGCATCTGCACCTAGGGTTCTTAAAGCTTTAATCTCCCCTGGTGTCTCGTAACTAGGACCTGTCATATATGCATAGATTCCCTCTTTAAGAGTAAGACCAGATTTTTTTGCAATTTCATGAACTTTTTTTCTAGACTCCTTAGAGTAAGGGTCGGACATATCGTTAAACCGTGGTCCAAAATCCTTATAGTTAGGACCAATTAAAGGATTGGTGCAGAACATGGATAGGTGGTCTGATATTAACATTAAGTCACCTGGAGCAAATGTTGTATTAACTCCACCTGCAGCATTTGTTACAATTAGATCTGTTATTCCTAACATTTTCATGGTTCTTACCGGGAATACTACTACATCCATGTCGTAACCTTCGTAGAAGTGGAAACGCCCCTGCATTAGTAGCACATTTTCGCCTTCTAACTCTCCAATAACTAATCTACCCTTATGTCCCGGTGCAGTAGATGTAGGGAAGGCTGGAATATCTGCATAGTTTAAGTATACAGGGTTTTTTACATCCTCAGCTAACTCCCCAAGTCCTGAGCCTAGAATAATTGCTCTAGTAGGCATAA
Above is a genomic segment from Thiospirochaeta perfilievii containing:
- a CDS encoding purine-nucleoside phosphorylase, whose amino-acid sequence is MKDLENIKKAAEYIKSKVDVMPTRAIILGSGLGELAEDVKNPVYLNYADIPAFPTSTAPGHKGRLVIGELEGENVLLMQGRFHFYEGYDMDVVVFPVRTMKMLGITDLIVTNAAGGVNTTFAPGDLMLISDHLSMFCTNPLIGPNYKDFGPRFNDMSDPYSKESRKKVHEIAKKSGLTLKEGIYAYMTGPSYETPGEIKALRTLGADAVGMSTVPETTVAVHAGIRVLGISCITNMAAGILDQPLDGDEVIETGQMVKEKFSKLIIDILKSDVM